One window of the Crassaminicella thermophila genome contains the following:
- the rseP gene encoding RIP metalloprotease RseP produces the protein MGTILVALLIFGLLVVFHEFGHFSIAKLVGIKVHEFAIGMGPRIFKVKGKETEYSIRIFPMGGYVKMEGEDEASEDERSFNNKPLWARILVIIAGPFMNFVLAILLFTIIFYMIGFPTTIISEVTPNLPAQMAGIEPGDRIVAINGEEINSWEEIVKTIHSNKDKKLHITLISDETEKNVYIKPVIKEETKQAIIGITPKFKKSFTKSIITSFDRMIYVMDGMLDFFKKLFGGKASTKDVVGPVGIIYLVGEAAKTNIYSVLSLAALISINLGMVNLLPIPALDGGRLFFLVIEGLIGKPLDPEKEGFIHLTGFILLVGLMLFMVYKDIIRFYGF, from the coding sequence ATGGGAACAATATTGGTTGCTTTACTAATTTTTGGTCTTTTAGTAGTATTTCATGAATTTGGTCATTTTAGTATTGCTAAACTTGTAGGGATTAAAGTGCATGAATTTGCAATAGGAATGGGACCTAGAATATTTAAAGTAAAAGGTAAAGAAACAGAGTATTCAATCAGGATTTTCCCTATGGGTGGTTATGTTAAGATGGAAGGTGAAGATGAGGCTTCAGAAGACGAAAGAAGCTTTAATAACAAACCATTATGGGCTAGAATTCTAGTGATTATAGCAGGGCCATTTATGAATTTTGTTTTGGCAATTCTTTTGTTTACAATTATATTTTATATGATAGGATTTCCAACTACTATAATTAGTGAAGTTACACCAAATCTTCCTGCACAAATGGCAGGAATTGAGCCGGGAGATAGAATTGTTGCAATTAATGGTGAGGAAATTAATAGTTGGGAAGAAATTGTGAAAACTATTCATTCAAATAAAGATAAAAAGCTTCATATAACTTTAATAAGTGATGAAACTGAAAAAAATGTTTATATTAAGCCAGTTATTAAAGAAGAAACAAAGCAAGCTATTATTGGTATTACTCCTAAATTTAAGAAATCTTTCACAAAATCTATTATAACTAGTTTTGATAGAATGATATATGTGATGGATGGTATGTTAGATTTCTTTAAAAAGCTTTTTGGAGGAAAAGCTTCTACTAAAGATGTTGTAGGTCCAGTAGGGATTATTTATTTAGTTGGAGAAGCTGCTAAGACAAACATATATAGCGTGTTATCATTAGCTGCATTGATAAGTATAAACTTAGGAATGGTTAATTTATTACCTATTCCAGCATTAGATGGAGGGAGGTTATTTTTTCTAGTTATTGAAGGTTTAATTGGTAAACCTCTTGATCCAGAAAAAGAAGGATTTATTCACTTGACAGGATTTATATTATTAGTTGGTTTGATGTTGTTTATGGTATATAAAGATATTATAAGATTTTATGGATTTTAA
- the frr gene encoding ribosome recycling factor: MQVHKELEEKMQKTIRVFKEDLSTIRAGRANPALLDKIMVEYYGTPTPLKQIANISAPEPRLLTIQPYDNTAIQAIEKAITQSDLGINPSNDGKIIRLAIPQLTEERRKELIKVVKKTGETAKVAIRNERRNANDKLKKMQKNGEITEDDLKKAEDEVQNMTNKSIEIIDELISKKEKEMMEV, from the coding sequence TGCAAGTACATAAAGAATTAGAGGAAAAAATGCAAAAAACTATAAGAGTTTTTAAAGAAGACCTTAGTACTATTCGAGCAGGAAGAGCAAATCCAGCATTACTAGATAAAATTATGGTAGAATATTATGGAACACCTACGCCATTAAAACAAATAGCAAATATCTCTGCACCGGAGCCTAGATTATTAACGATACAACCTTATGATAATACAGCTATTCAAGCAATTGAAAAAGCTATAACGCAATCAGATTTAGGTATTAATCCATCAAATGATGGTAAAATAATTAGACTTGCAATACCACAATTAACTGAAGAAAGAAGAAAAGAATTAATAAAAGTTGTAAAAAAGACTGGAGAAACAGCAAAAGTAGCTATAAGAAATGAGAGAAGAAACGCAAACGATAAATTGAAAAAAATGCAAAAAAATGGTGAAATAACTGAGGACGATTTAAAAAAAGCAGAAGATGAAGTACAAAATATGACTAATAAATCTATTGAAATTATAGATGAATTAATCAGCAAAAAGGAAAAAGAAATGATGGAGGTATAA
- a CDS encoding isoprenyl transferase — protein MKNFFSKGNNTVDERGLDLNNLPKHIAIIMDGNGRWAKKRGLPRTAGHKAGVEALREIIKVSSELGIQFLTLYAFSTENWKRPTEEVSALMQLLIYYLRKEISELHKNNVKIKTIGDISRLPQAAQAEIYSAIELTKNNDGLVVNIALNYGARDEIINAVKNICQEVKNDKININEINEDIFSKFLYTKEIPDPDLVIRPSGELRISNFLLWQIAYSEFWFSDIFWPDFDRKCLIKAIIDYQNRDRRFGGIK, from the coding sequence ATGAAAAATTTTTTTTCTAAAGGAAATAATACAGTTGATGAAAGAGGGCTAGATTTAAATAATTTACCTAAACATATTGCAATTATTATGGATGGAAATGGCAGATGGGCAAAAAAGAGAGGACTGCCAAGAACGGCAGGACATAAGGCTGGGGTTGAGGCTTTAAGGGAAATTATTAAAGTATCATCAGAACTTGGTATTCAATTTTTAACTTTGTATGCTTTTTCTACAGAAAATTGGAAAAGGCCAACAGAAGAAGTATCAGCTTTAATGCAGTTGTTAATCTACTATTTAAGAAAAGAAATTAGTGAATTACATAAAAATAATGTAAAAATAAAAACTATAGGAGATATTAGTAGACTTCCACAAGCAGCGCAAGCAGAAATTTATTCTGCGATTGAATTGACAAAAAATAATGATGGTTTAGTAGTAAATATTGCATTAAATTATGGTGCAAGAGATGAGATAATTAATGCAGTTAAAAACATTTGTCAAGAAGTAAAAAATGATAAAATAAATATTAATGAAATTAATGAAGATATTTTTTCGAAATTTTTATATACTAAAGAAATACCAGACCCAGATCTAGTAATTAGACCAAGCGGTGAATTGAGGATTAGTAATTTCTTACTTTGGCAAATTGCTTATAGTGAATTTTGGTTCTCTGATATTTTTTGGCCAGATTTCGATCGAAAATGTTTGATAAAAGCAATTATTGATTATCAAAACAGAGATAGAAGATTTGGGGGAATTAAATAA
- a CDS encoding phosphatidate cytidylyltransferase: MRIRIISAVLAVPLFLFVVMKKGIILDISIAILALIAISEFYNAFKNMDIFPSMSISVFSIIFMFIINLKSITIEMIMVWFFINMLLILISNLFKKEFDILSLSITAMGTYYIVFFMYHIVFIAHHYKYSQLIWMIFIVAWATDTFAYFTGYFLGSRKLCPKISPKKTVEGAIGGILGSVIISSIFAYYVVPEILYHCILIGFLGSILGQLGDLTASIFKRYTGIKDFGKIMPGHGGILDRFDSILFTAPAVYYYIVLFIK, encoded by the coding sequence ATGCGCATAAGAATTATATCTGCTGTACTTGCTGTGCCATTGTTTTTGTTTGTTGTTATGAAAAAAGGTATTATTCTTGATATATCTATAGCTATATTAGCATTAATAGCTATAAGTGAATTTTATAATGCTTTTAAAAACATGGATATTTTTCCATCAATGTCCATTAGCGTATTTAGTATTATTTTTATGTTTATTATCAATTTAAAATCTATTACGATAGAAATGATTATGGTTTGGTTTTTTATTAACATGTTATTGATTTTAATAAGTAACTTATTTAAAAAAGAGTTTGATATTTTATCATTAAGTATTACAGCTATGGGAACATATTACATAGTATTTTTTATGTATCATATTGTTTTTATTGCACATCATTATAAATATAGCCAACTAATATGGATGATATTTATTGTTGCATGGGCAACAGATACTTTTGCGTATTTTACTGGTTATTTTTTGGGGTCTAGAAAGCTTTGTCCTAAGATTAGCCCTAAAAAAACTGTAGAAGGTGCTATTGGAGGTATATTAGGTAGCGTTATTATAAGTAGTATATTTGCTTATTATGTTGTACCTGAAATTTTGTATCATTGTATACTAATTGGTTTTTTAGGAAGTATTCTAGGTCAACTTGGAGATTTAACAGCATCGATTTTTAAAAGATATACTGGAATTAAAGACTTTGGAAAAATAATGCCAGGGCATGGAGGCATTTTAGATAGATTTGATAGTATACTTTTTACTGCACCAGCAGTATATTATTATATTGTTTTATTTATAAAGTAG
- the ispG gene encoding flavodoxin-dependent (E)-4-hydroxy-3-methylbut-2-enyl-diphosphate synthase produces the protein MKIRRKKTKVVSCKDVKIGGNFPITVQSMTNTDTRDIKRTVEQIKRLEEAGCEIVRVAVLDLEAADAIREIKLKTSIPIVADIHFDYRLALQSIESGIDKLRLNPGNIGDPERVRKVVIKAKERGIPIRIGVNAGSIDKKIFDKYGGITPEAMVESALEHVAILENLNFEDIIISLKASDIKLTIEAYRLISNKVEYPLHIGITEAGTIRGGTIKSCIGIGSLLLDGIGDTLRVSLTGDPVEEVKLGKEILKSIGIRNKGIKIISCPTCGRCQIDLIHLANSIERKLESIDKPLSVAIMGCAVNGPGEAKEADIGIAGGKSSALLFKKGKIIKKIKEDRIEEALLEEILKM, from the coding sequence ATGAAAATACGCAGAAAAAAAACAAAAGTAGTTTCATGCAAAGATGTAAAAATTGGAGGAAATTTTCCTATTACAGTTCAATCCATGACAAATACAGATACAAGAGATATTAAGCGGACTGTTGAGCAGATTAAACGTTTAGAAGAAGCTGGTTGTGAAATTGTAAGAGTAGCAGTGCTGGATTTAGAGGCTGCAGATGCAATTAGAGAAATTAAATTAAAAACGTCAATTCCTATTGTAGCAGATATACATTTTGATTATAGATTGGCACTACAGTCTATAGAAAGTGGAATTGATAAATTAAGATTAAATCCAGGAAATATAGGGGATCCTGAGCGAGTAAGAAAAGTTGTCATAAAAGCAAAAGAACGAGGCATTCCAATAAGGATAGGTGTAAACGCAGGGTCTATTGATAAAAAAATTTTTGATAAATACGGAGGTATTACACCTGAAGCTATGGTTGAAAGTGCATTAGAACATGTAGCTATTCTTGAAAACTTAAACTTTGAAGATATTATTATTTCTTTAAAAGCATCAGATATAAAATTAACTATAGAAGCCTATAGATTAATTTCAAATAAGGTAGAGTATCCACTTCATATTGGTATAACGGAAGCAGGTACTATAAGAGGTGGGACAATAAAATCCTGTATAGGAATAGGTTCACTATTATTAGATGGGATAGGGGATACTTTAAGAGTTTCACTAACAGGAGATCCAGTCGAAGAAGTAAAGTTAGGTAAAGAAATTTTAAAATCTATAGGAATAAGAAACAAAGGTATAAAAATTATATCTTGTCCAACTTGTGGTAGATGTCAAATTGATTTAATACATTTAGCGAATAGTATAGAAAGAAAACTTGAGAGTATAGATAAACCTTTATCTGTTGCTATTATGGGCTGTGCAGTAAATGGGCCTGGAGAAGCAAAAGAAGCAGACATAGGAATTGCTGGAGGAAAATCATCTGCACTATTGTTTAAGAAAGGAAAAATCATAAAAAAAATAAAAGAAGATAGAATAGAAGAAGCACTACTGGAAGAAATTTTAAAAATGTAA
- a CDS encoding 1-deoxy-D-xylulose-5-phosphate reductoisomerase gives MKNISILGSTGSIGTQTLDVVRNNKEKFNVVGLSANNNIDLLEQQIKEFKPEAVAVMNEKKALELKKRIGNSKTNVFHGIDGLVTIATLENADLIVTSVVGMIGLIPTIKAIQCKKNIALANKETLVTAGEIVMKEAKKNGISILPVDSEHSAIFQCMMGYTLKDIERIILTASGGPFRGFNKDQLKNVTATEALKHPKWNMGKKISIDSATLMNKGLEVIEAKWLFDLDINKIEVVIHPQSIIHSMLEYKDSSIIAQMGYPDMRIPIQFALTYPDRIINNYKKLDLLEISSLTFEKPDLNTFPCLKLAYEALRVGGSLPTVLNAANEELVELFIQGKIGFYDIPKTIEFILEKHDVEYKLDIDKIIDIDKWTRNFVKNILL, from the coding sequence ATGAAAAATATTAGTATATTAGGATCTACAGGTTCAATAGGAACGCAAACACTTGATGTTGTTCGCAATAATAAAGAAAAGTTTAATGTAGTTGGACTGAGTGCGAATAATAATATTGATCTACTTGAGCAGCAAATAAAAGAATTTAAACCAGAAGCAGTAGCAGTTATGAACGAAAAAAAGGCTTTAGAACTTAAGAAAAGAATAGGGAATTCAAAAACAAACGTTTTTCATGGAATAGATGGATTAGTTACAATAGCAACTTTAGAAAATGCAGATTTAATTGTTACATCAGTAGTAGGAATGATAGGATTAATTCCTACAATTAAGGCGATACAATGCAAAAAAAATATTGCTCTAGCTAATAAAGAAACTTTAGTAACTGCTGGAGAAATTGTTATGAAAGAAGCTAAAAAAAATGGTATTTCTATTCTTCCAGTAGACAGTGAACATAGTGCAATATTTCAATGTATGATGGGATATACCTTGAAAGATATTGAAAGAATTATATTAACAGCTTCAGGGGGACCTTTTAGAGGATTTAATAAGGATCAATTAAAAAATGTAACAGCTACAGAAGCATTAAAGCATCCTAAGTGGAATATGGGTAAAAAAATAAGTATTGATTCAGCTACGCTTATGAATAAAGGACTTGAGGTAATTGAGGCAAAATGGTTGTTTGATTTAGATATAAACAAAATTGAGGTTGTTATACACCCTCAAAGTATTATTCATTCAATGCTAGAGTATAAAGATAGTTCTATTATTGCTCAAATGGGTTATCCAGATATGAGAATTCCTATCCAGTTTGCACTTACATATCCTGACAGGATTATAAATAACTATAAAAAATTAGATTTATTAGAAATTTCATCATTAACATTTGAAAAGCCAGATTTAAATACTTTTCCTTGTTTAAAACTTGCATATGAGGCATTGAGAGTAGGTGGAAGTTTACCAACGGTTTTAAATGCAGCAAATGAAGAACTTGTTGAGCTTTTCATACAGGGGAAAATAGGATTTTATGATATACCAAAGACAATTGAATTTATCCTAGAAAAGCATGATGTGGAATATAAGCTTGATATAGATAAAATTATTGATATTGATAAATGGACAAGAAATTTTGTAAAAAATATTCTCCTTTAA